A stretch of Physeter macrocephalus isolate SW-GA chromosome 6, ASM283717v5, whole genome shotgun sequence DNA encodes these proteins:
- the LOC114486518 gene encoding rap guanine nucleotide exchange factor 3-like, which produces MTKNTNTCPGLPPCYWEKRPSNLLNGASTLPPVARWPPSLSPPSTASALFADTVGLQPDARGVATSLGLNERLFVVNPQEVHELTPHPEQLGPTVGSAEGLDLVSTKDLAGQLTDHDWSLFNSIHQVELIHYVLGPQPLRDVTTANLERFMRRFNELQYWVATELCLCPVPGLRAQLLRKFIKLAAHLKEQKNLNSFFAIMFGLSNSAISRLAQTWERLPHKVRKLYSALERQLDPSWNHRVYRLALTKLSPPLIPFMPLLLKDMTFIHEGNHTLVENLINFEKMRMMARAARILHHCRSHSNVPLSPLRSRVSHLHEDSQVARISTCSEQSLSTRSPASTWAYVQQLKVIDSQRELSRLSRELEP; this is translated from the exons ATGACTAAAAACACA AACACCTGCCCAGGACTCCCACCCTGCTACTGGGAGAAGAGACCTTCCAACCTCCTAAATGGGGCCTCCACCCTGCCTCCTGTTGCTCGCTGgcctccctctctgtccccacccaGCACAGCCTCTGCTCTCTTTGCAGATACTGTTGGCCTGCAGCCAGATGCCCGTGGTGTGGCCACATCCCTGGGGCTCAATGAGCGGCTCTTTGTTGTCAACCCTCAGGAAGTGCACGAGCTG ACCCCACACCCCGAGCAGCTGGGGCCCACCGTGGGCTCTGCAGAGGGGCTGGACCTGGTGAGCACCAAGGACCTGGCGGGCCAGCTGACGGACCACGACTGGAGCCTCTTCAACAGCATCCACCAG GTGGAGCTGATCCACTACGtgctgggcccccagcccctgcgGGACGTCACCACTGCCAACCTGGAGCGCTTCATGCGCCGCTTCAATGAGCTGCAGTACTGGGTGGCCACAGAGCTGTGTCTCTGCCCTGTGCCCGGCCtgcgggcccagctgctcaggAAGTTCATCAAGCTGGCTGCCCA CCTCAAGGAGCAAAAGAATCTCAATTCCTTCTTTGCCATCATGTTTGGCCTCAGCAACTCGGCCATCAGCCGCCTGGCCCAGACCTGGGAG AGGCTGCCCCACAAAGTCCGGAAGCTCTACTCGGCCCTCGAGAGgcagctg GACCCCTCATGGAACCACCGTGTGTACCGTCTGGCCCTCACCaagctctcccctcccctcatccccTTCATGCCCCTTCTTCTCAAAG ACATGACCTTCATCCATGAGGGAAATCACACACTGGTAGAGAATCTCATCAACTTTGAGAAGATG AGAATGATGGCCAGAGCTGCGAGGATACTGCACCACTGCAGAAGCCACAGCAACG TGCCTCTGTCACCGCTTAGAAGCCGAGTCTCCCACCTGCACGAGGACAGCCAGGTGGCCAGGATTTCCACGT GCTCGGAGCAGTCCCTGAGCACCCGGAGTCCAGCCAGCACCTGGGCTTACGTCCAGCAGCTGAAGGTCATCGACAGCCAGCGGGAACTGTCCCGCCTCTCCCGGGAGCTGGAGCCgtga
- the VDR gene encoding vitamin D3 receptor, whose amino-acid sequence MFESPVPRPSASKVSGWPFSLVAGHSLELIEPLIKFQVGLKKLNLHEEEHVLLMAICIVSPDRPGVQDAALVEAIQDRLSNTLQTYIRCRHPPPGSHLLYAKMIQKLADLRSLNEEHSKQYRCLSFQPECSMKLTPLVLEVFGNEIS is encoded by the exons ATGTTTGAGTCCCCAGTCCCTAGACCATCAGCCTCCAAAGTAAG CGGCTGGCCGTTCTCTCTCGTAGCCGGACACAGCCTGGAACTGATTGAGCCCCTCATCAAGTTCCAGGTGGGGCTGAAGAAGCTGAACTTGCATGAGGAGGAGCACGTGCTGCTCATGGCCATCTGCATTGTCTCCCCAG ACCGTCCCGGGGTGCAGGACGCTGCGCTGGTCGAGGCCATCCAGGACCGCCTGTCCAACACGCTGCAGACCTACATCCGCTGCCGCCACCCGCCCCCAGGCAGCCACCTGCTCTACGCCAAGATGATCCAGAAGCTAGCGGACCTGCGTAGCCTGAACGAGGAGCACTCCAAGCAGTACCGCTGCCTCTCCTTCCAGCCCGAGTGCAGCATGAAGCTCACGCCCCTCGTGCTCGAGGTGTTTGGCAACGAGATCTCCTGA